The Toxorhynchites rutilus septentrionalis strain SRP chromosome 3, ASM2978413v1, whole genome shotgun sequence genome includes a region encoding these proteins:
- the LOC129778011 gene encoding phospholipase A-2-activating protein-like: MVKMDDFKLSCELTGHKLDVRAVAEGKGIIVSGSRDKTAKVWSPLDGRYSETETLSHHSNFVAAVLVIEENDWICTASNDATICVYKYPSAMEPFIVLKGHTSTVCALAKGSSPNVLMSGSWDKSAKIWTDISSSQSSMTLVGHEAAVWTVARLPSGKYITGSADKSIFVWNDKGEKLVVLLGHKDCVRGLCPLPRGGFLSCSNDATIRYWDDTYECMREFHGHTNYIYSISRCDFWGEDVFVTSGEDSTIRMWSLKEGALGEAMHLPAQSVWSVVALRNGDIATGTSDAIVRVFTTCSDRVASQEILDAYKVAVDVRINESSKQLGDMNVNEIPGPESLLSKGRTGQTRIVRHSDGRIMCYRWDDDNWDCVGDVMGATGGEKDKMYEGREYDFVFNVNLSDDAPNLKLPYNRGQDPWLVAQRFIHKHNLPQGYLDQVANFITKNVGDAQIKSAARPGTTADPFTGASRYVLGSGSSYQPVSANTDPFTGGSSYTTQTPNVGTSNGGNVPAAANADPFTGDSSYSTGSTETKKVNSHFPHRHFVTIEKADLGKILVKLKELNGKIEDKSLQMSEDTLSDIVQYVSDITKESEQNSTCITALKYLFTWPTEKIFPVMDITRLVVCNPKACQELFEGDFISTLLSHVNHLQANQMMGARCFANMIPHAAGRNVVLENIRPIVDKLSSIKVGSANLQLALASLYLNLSMTQLEKPSLDFCNVFSDAIAQFLSWATDNEAVYRGYQALGNLMSTTPGTLVANHLKSNNDLIDKILVNISTETSGFAKLNECASYLYELLA; this comes from the exons ATGGTGAAAATGGACGATTTCAAGCTTTCCTGCGAGCTAACCGGTCATAAGCTGGATGTTCGCGCAGTAGCCGAAGGGAAAGGTATCATTGTCTCCGGATCTCGTGATAAAACTGCGAAGGTATGGAGTCCTCTCGACGGACGTTACTCCGAAACCGAAACGCTGAGCCATCACTCTAACTTTGTGGCTGCCGTGTTGGTAATTGAGGAAAATGATTGGATTTGTACGGCCAGCAACGACGCCACCATCTGTGTGTACAAATATCCGAGCGCGATGGAACCGTTTATCGTGCTGAAGGGTCATACTTCAACGGTTTGTGCGCTGGCCAAGGGAAGCAGCCCGAATGTGCTGATGTCCGGGAGTTGGGACAAAAGTGCGAAAATTTGGACCGACATTTCCTCGTCCCAATCGAGCATGACTCTGGTCGGGCATGAAGCGGCCGTTTGGACTGTGGCGAGACTTCCGTCGGGAAAATATATCACAG gatctgccgATAAAAGCATCTTTGTTTGGAATGATAAAGGCGAAAAGTTGGTTGTGCTGCTAGGTCACAAAGACTGTGTGCGGGGGCTGTGTCCTTTGCCAAGAGGTGGTTTCCTAAGCTGCTCGAATGATGCAACGATTCGATACTGGGACGATACATACGAATGTATGCGAGAATTCCACGGCCATACAAATTACATCTACAGCATTTCAAGGTGCGACTTTTGGGGAGAAGATGTGTTTGTCACCAGTGGAGAGGACAGTACCATCCGAATGTGGAGTTTGAAGGAAGGTGCATTAGGGGAAGCCATGCATCTTCCGGCCCAATCGGTTTGGTCCGTGGTTGCCCTACGTAACGGAGACATCGCGACCGGCACTAGTGATGCAATTGTTCGGGTTTTTACAACATGTAGCGACAGAGTGGCCTCTCAGGAAATACTAGATGCCTACAAGGTGGCGGTGGATGTTCGGATCAACGAGAGCAGCAAGCAGCTAGGAGATATGAATGTGAATGAGATTCCTGGGCCTGAATCATTACTCTCGAAGGGTCGCACAGGGCAAACCCGAATTGTTCGTCACTCCGATGGCAGAATAATGTGTTATCGGTGGGATGACGACAATTGGGATTGCGTGGGAGATGTTATGGGGGCTACAGGAGGGGAAAAAGATAAGATGTACGAAGGACGAGAGTACGATTTTGTCTTCAACGTGAATCTCTCGGATGATGCACCAAATCTTAAGCTGCCCTATAATCGAGGCCAAGATCCTTGGTTGGTGGCGCAACGCTTTATCCACAAGCATAATCTTCCCCAGGGCTATCTCGATCAAGTAGCAAAttttataacaaaaaatgttGGCGATGCGCAAATAAAGTCAGCGGCTCGGCCTGGGACCACTGCGGATCCTTTTACTGGAGCTTCTCGGTATGTTCTGGGATCGGGTTCAAGCTATCAACCCGTGTCTGCCAATACAGATCCATTCACCGGAGGCTCTAGCTATACAACTCAAACACCTAATGTTGGCACATCAAATGGTGGCAATGTTCCAGCTGCGGCTAATGCGGATCCTTTTACGGGTGATTCAAGTTATTCTACCGGATCAACTGAGACGAAGAAAGTCAACTCACATTTTCCACACAGACATTTCGTAACGATAGAAAAGGCCGATCTGGGCAAGATTCTTGTGAAATTGAA gGAACTTAATGGAAAAATTGAAGACAAAAGTCTCCAGATGTCGGAAGACACTCTGAGTGATATTGTTCAGTACGTTAGTGACATAACGAAGGAATCGGAGCAAAATTCCACCTGTATCACGGCGCTGAAATATTTGTTTACGTGGCCTACCGAAAAGATTTTCCCAGTGATGGATATAACGCGTTTAGTGGTGTGCAACCCGAAAGCATGCCAGGAACTATTCGAAGGAGACTTCATAAGTACGCTGCTGTCTCATGTGAATCATCTACAGGCCAATCAAATGATGGGTGCTCGGTGCTTTGCCAATATGATTCCGCATGCCGCTGGACGGAACGTAGTTCTGGAAAATATTCGTCCGATCGTGGATAAACTTTCGTCAATCAAGGTCGGTAGCGCGAATCTCCAATTGGCATTGGCAAGCCTTTACCTGAACCTGTCGATGACTCAGCTGGAAAAGCCGTCgctcgatttttgcaatgtgttCTCCGACGCTATTGCACAGTTCCTCAGTTGGGCAACGGATAATGAAGCCGTCTATAGAGGCTACCAGGC